Below is a window of Camelina sativa cultivar DH55 chromosome 11, Cs, whole genome shotgun sequence DNA.
TGAGGCGTATTCTCCGCAGACATCATTGGTGGCATCATACCTTGTTCCATCGACTTCATCTGGCAACATAACAACATCGGTTCAAATAGTAAATCTCAGCCATGACCTAAACATTCTTCAACGTTTATCAACATAACTAGATTCATTTCTAAGTTGTTTCCACGTTCAGACACACATTCGGTTTTGGAGGGCATACCTGCTCTTTCATCTGGACCGATTTCACGTACTCAATAACACTATCCAGTGTTGAAGCTTTATCCTTCTGATTAGATCAGAGACACAAAATCAGAATCAACCTTATCCTTATGTTAAGTATAACAAGTACGGTACgtagttaccaaaaaaaaaaaaattgtgaataaCCTTGCTGCATCCAGGAATGAGTTCTTGCAGAGTCTTAAGCTTCTCGTTAATTTTTTCTCTCCGTCtctgttaaaaaacaaaaacaagttttagaCCATCCTCATCACACAACTCTATTAAGAGCGTCTTTAATGAATTCTATTTATTAAATGCTAAACCCCTATGGCCCTATCTAAAGAcacttttatttctctttcttgatGAGTATCTTTAATCTAATATTAAACAAGGAAGATCACCCATTAATTTATCAccaaatggagaggagatgaaACATAGGGGAGTTCATTGTTGAAACTCAGAATCTTGAAAATTCTAATGGAAAGGTAAGAACCTTTTCGGAAAGGTTATGCATTTCTGCAGCTCGTGACCTCTTCCTAGAATGTGAACCACGAGCTTCTTGAGTTCCCTGTACAccacgaaaaaaataaaagataaataagcATTGACTTGTAAAATGCATGGGTCAAGTGACTAACACGCGGCGACATGACAATTGACAACGACTAAAGGATCATCTAGAATCTGTAGAATATTCTTAGTATCATTCAATGATTATATATTGTGTAACTACCATTGTAATTATTATGAGAGTCAATATAGTGTTTTCCTATACACTAACGTGTTCTTCTGTCATCAACTATCATATACATGAGTCATGAGTGCGCAAGTGAGCCTATTAATGGAGCTATGAGCCTATGACTCACCTGGATTTCGGCACtggtttcttctctttccttttgcTTCCTGTCTTCGGCAATTTCTGTAACTGGTTGTATCTGAATCGGCTTTGTTTCGGCGATCTCACAAACCGTTGTCTGATCAATAGCCACCTTTTCGTTCCGACGACTAGGAACTGTAAAAGTGGGCGACACTCGACTCTTGGTGCCCTCAGCCGTCGCTGGTATTACACATGGTCCAATTGCAAAAGACGACGGGGTCGCACTCGAGCTCATCTGCATGGACGGTCCAGCTTCATCTCTACCGCCAGTAGTAAATATGTTCCCTCTTAGAATCGAGAAGTTCATAAAATTCTCCGCCCTTCTCGCGGCCAAAACTTGACCGGTGGGTCTCTCCGGTGTCATAATGTACTGAGAACTAAGTGGTGGTGGGGCCATGGAGGCCGAACTTCTTTGGGGGAGAGTAGCCGGAGTCGTGGAGACGCCGGAATAGAAATAATCTTGGTTGAAGAGacactgatgatgatgatgcagggGAGGTGGAGGCTGCGGTAGAGGAGCATTTCCTTCTCCGCTTCCGCTGCCGCGGAGAATGGGTAGAGGACCGGAGGAGAGTCTCTGTGTCTGCTGGCTGCTTGTAACGACTTGGCCACTCTTCCATAAGAGCTCTACTATATCATCTTCACCCCTAATCTCAAACAAAAccacaaaccctaaaatcatACTCATCAAGTTGCATAAACATGCAGGTTAAGAAAAATATTCGAAAGTGAACTTACATGATGAATTTTCTTGGGAGATCAGAtcaaggaggaggaagaagtagaagaatgTGAAACAATATAAATCGTCGGTTTCCAAGTTGGGAACAAAAATGATTCATCTCTttgagacaaaaagaaaatatatgaacaaaagtTCTGATAGAAGTCGCCAGAGATAAAATACAATCACATAGGAGATTTCTGACTTGTATACtaagaaaaacagaagaagaaaaaataccaaaaaaaatagttgtgaATTTGTTAAAAGATACCTTAAAAGAAAGAACGAGAAACTAAAAATTTGTCGTAAGCGGTTTCTCTCGTTTTATTATATGTAGTCTTTTGGCCTATAGTGGTGAGttattttcttctacttctctctGAATTTTGTGCTTAGATAAGCTCTAAAACGTCCTATGACGTCTTCAGTACTCACGTCATCACtcttgattttttgttgttgttgttgttttatgtcgTACACAAATATGTACGAGCAAACTGGTATTTCTGCAAAGTTATATCTGTATTGACctcaaaaaacaacaacttcgtTACTAAGCAAATCTCTTTAAGAAGAGTACAATACAACAATTAATATCAggaaacatttatttatatatattgctcTGCAGtaattgatgaaaaaaaaatttgatatctgCTTGCTTTCTCTCGTGTAAGCTCTTGGATGTTTTcgtttataatataaatatttgcttTCTTGCTCCCATGTGGAGGTATCAAAGAGACCAAAAATGGAGAACGATGTGGTGCATAGTGTGACGAAACACTAGAGCTGATGATTATGATATTGAATATGTCCACATTCCGGCTGAGTGAGAACAAACTTGGAGTAAAAGCAACTTGTAGAAGGAACGA
It encodes the following:
- the LOC104727692 gene encoding putative transcription factor bHLH056, encoding MSMILGFVVLFEIRGEDDIVELLWKSGQVVTSSQQTQRLSSGPLPILRGSGSGEGNAPLPQPPPPLHHHHQCLFNQDYFYSGVSTTPATLPQRSSASMAPPPLSSQYIMTPERPTGQVLAARRAENFMNFSILRGNIFTTGGRDEAGPSMQMSSSATPSSFAIGPCVIPATAEGTKSRVSPTFTVPSRRNEKVAIDQTTVCEIAETKPIQIQPVTEIAEDRKQKEREETSAEIQGTQEARGSHSRKRSRAAEMHNLSEKRRREKINEKLKTLQELIPGCSKKDKASTLDSVIEYVKSVQMKEQMKSMEQGMMPPMMSAENTPQLMPHMRMMDMNRPPPLIPFSGTPFPRPPHVAGVGRPSCPAPRYPTDPSRVHLQSPQPNSVSNQPQFPTYMNPYSQFVGLHQMQQPTSSLHSQTTSHYFSHASSSKEPGDEGNQSTG